In Priestia megaterium NBRC 15308 = ATCC 14581, the following proteins share a genomic window:
- a CDS encoding YneF family protein — MGMYILVGVLALIVGIALGFFIARKYMMSYLKKNPPINEQMLKMMMMQMGMKPSQKKINQMMKAMNGQIK, encoded by the coding sequence ATGGGAATGTATATTCTAGTTGGTGTTCTAGCATTAATTGTTGGGATAGCGCTAGGATTTTTCATTGCTCGTAAGTATATGATGAGCTATCTGAAGAAAAATCCACCAATTAATGAACAAATGTTAAAAATGATGATGATGCAAATGGGCATGAAACCATCGCAGAAAAAAATTAACCAAATGATGAAAGCAATGAACGGCCAAATTAAATAA
- the sirA gene encoding sporulation inhibitor of replication protein SirA: MRTYEVYLMEEEVASSYFRREKLIYQLLIEYRMKRHLQETHLQKQVHYITRQLPISFIQRELLQAFSHYPHFFTHQETFVLEYPHKKSRASIKLTNRCITIEGDGNVDAETAFFEVLRKLDPCFLAVNYGTDEYGWLRPVKTRKFV; the protein is encoded by the coding sequence GTGAGAACGTATGAAGTATATTTAATGGAGGAAGAAGTTGCATCATCCTATTTTCGAAGAGAAAAGCTCATTTATCAGCTGCTGATTGAATATAGAATGAAACGTCACTTGCAGGAAACGCACTTACAAAAACAAGTTCATTACATTACTCGCCAACTGCCCATTTCATTTATTCAACGAGAATTGCTTCAGGCGTTTTCTCATTATCCTCATTTTTTTACTCATCAAGAGACGTTTGTGCTGGAATATCCTCATAAAAAAAGTCGAGCATCTATAAAATTAACGAATCGCTGTATAACAATTGAAGGAGATGGCAATGTTGATGCTGAGACAGCTTTTTTTGAAGTATTACGCAAGCTAGATCCTTGTTTTTTAGCAGTGAATTATGGAACGGATGAATACGGCTGGCTGAGGCCTGTGAAAACAAGAAAATTTGTGTAA